A genomic window from Pseudonocardia broussonetiae includes:
- a CDS encoding PPOX class F420-dependent oxidoreductase yields MARTVATNTTVDRGELLEFLRPRHHVILLTPRSDGGWQGSPVTSGVDAEGRIVIATYPERAKSRNVARHGRASVVVLSEDFDGAWVQVDGDAELLELPDAVEPLVEYFRSISGEHPDWDEYRRAMTDQGKALIRITPTRWSPIATGGFPARLA; encoded by the coding sequence ATGGCCAGAACCGTCGCGACGAACACGACCGTCGACCGCGGGGAGCTGCTGGAGTTCCTGCGACCCCGCCACCACGTGATCCTGCTGACACCGCGCTCCGACGGCGGCTGGCAGGGCTCCCCCGTCACCTCGGGCGTCGACGCCGAGGGCCGGATCGTGATCGCGACCTACCCGGAGCGCGCCAAGTCGCGCAACGTCGCCCGGCACGGGAGGGCGTCGGTGGTGGTGCTGTCCGAGGACTTCGACGGGGCGTGGGTGCAGGTGGACGGGGACGCCGAGCTGCTCGAACTGCCCGACGCCGTGGAGCCGCTCGTGGAGTACTTCCGGTCGATCTCGGGCGAGCACCCCGACTGGGACGAGTACCGGCGCGCGATGACCGACCAGGGCAAGGCGCTCATCCGGATCACCCCCACGCGGTGGAGCCCGATCGCGACCGGAGGGTTCCCCGCGCGGCTCGCGTGA
- a CDS encoding thiamine pyrophosphate-dependent enzyme, whose product MTRTVRDATFDALRRHDLTTVFANPGSTEIALLTGLPPDLEFVLALHEGSVVGMATGYATARDRPALAVLHTTAGLGNAVGALATARVNRVPLVVLVGQQDRRHLAYRPFLAGDLDGLAGSYPVWVGRPERPQDVPGMVVRARHEAVTGRGPALVVVPSDDWSAPADDDERPAPAVLRHAAAADPAAVAELAALVDAAAAPALVVGSDADHPDTWAALVALVDCLGCPVWQEPFAARAGFPQDHPRFAGHLPAGRARLRAALAGHDLVLAVGAPVFRQYPYEPGPLVEPGTRVALVTDDAEDAHHSAADLALLAPPAAVCRALADAVAARPGTAVTTPDRTGPAAPGPGEPLRAAHVLAALAARLPAESVVVEETPSSRPDLHRLLPARRPLGFLSAAMGGLGFALPAAVGVRMGRPGTPVVAVVGDGSSLYGIQALWSAAHYGVGVLVVVLANGRYAVMDRLAEQHGGGRAPWPAFDEVSVSGLAESLGCPARRVEDHDDLLAVLDAEVPGLAARRTPLVLDVVVAPDAGFAP is encoded by the coding sequence GTGACGCGCACCGTCCGCGACGCGACCTTCGACGCCCTGCGCCGCCACGACCTCACCACCGTCTTCGCCAACCCCGGGTCGACGGAGATCGCGCTGCTCACCGGCCTGCCGCCGGACCTGGAGTTCGTGCTCGCCCTGCACGAGGGCTCGGTGGTCGGCATGGCCACCGGCTACGCCACCGCGCGCGACCGGCCCGCGCTCGCCGTCCTGCACACCACGGCCGGGCTGGGCAACGCGGTCGGCGCGCTCGCGACGGCCCGGGTCAACCGGGTGCCGCTGGTCGTGCTCGTCGGCCAGCAGGACCGCCGCCACCTCGCGTACCGGCCGTTCCTCGCCGGCGACCTCGACGGACTGGCCGGCAGCTACCCGGTGTGGGTCGGGCGCCCCGAGCGCCCCCAGGACGTCCCCGGGATGGTCGTGCGGGCCCGGCACGAGGCGGTGACCGGCCGCGGCCCGGCGCTGGTGGTGGTGCCGAGCGACGACTGGTCCGCCCCCGCCGACGACGACGAGCGCCCCGCTCCCGCGGTCCTGCGACACGCCGCGGCCGCCGACCCGGCCGCGGTGGCCGAGCTGGCCGCGCTGGTCGACGCGGCGGCCGCGCCCGCGCTGGTGGTGGGCTCCGACGCCGACCACCCCGACACCTGGGCGGCGCTGGTCGCTCTGGTCGACTGCCTGGGCTGCCCGGTGTGGCAGGAGCCGTTCGCCGCGCGGGCGGGCTTCCCGCAGGACCACCCGCGGTTCGCCGGGCACCTCCCCGCGGGGCGCGCCCGGCTGCGCGCCGCCCTGGCCGGGCACGACCTGGTGCTCGCCGTGGGGGCGCCGGTGTTCCGCCAGTACCCCTACGAGCCGGGCCCGCTGGTGGAGCCGGGCACCCGGGTCGCCCTGGTCACCGACGACGCCGAGGACGCCCACCACAGCGCCGCCGACCTCGCCCTGCTCGCCCCGCCCGCCGCGGTGTGCCGGGCCCTGGCCGACGCCGTGGCGGCGCGTCCGGGCACGGCGGTCACGACCCCGGACCGCACGGGCCCGGCGGCCCCGGGGCCGGGGGAGCCGCTGCGCGCGGCCCACGTGCTCGCCGCGCTCGCCGCCCGCCTGCCCGCGGAGTCGGTGGTGGTGGAGGAGACGCCGTCGAGCCGCCCCGACCTGCACCGGCTGCTGCCCGCCCGGCGCCCGCTGGGGTTCCTCAGCGCCGCGATGGGCGGGCTCGGGTTCGCGCTGCCCGCGGCGGTCGGCGTGCGGATGGGGCGGCCGGGAACGCCCGTCGTCGCCGTGGTGGGGGACGGGTCCTCGCTCTACGGGATCCAGGCCCTGTGGAGCGCCGCGCACTACGGCGTCGGTGTGCTCGTCGTCGTGCTCGCCAACGGCCGGTACGCGGTGATGGACCGCCTCGCCGAGCAGCACGGCGGCGGCCGGGCCCCGTGGCCGGCGTTCGACGAGGTCAGCGTCTCCGGTCTGGCGGAGTCGCTGGGCTGCCCGGCCCGGCGGGTCGAGGACCACGACGACCTGCTCGCGGTCCTCGACGCCGAGGTGCCCGGTCTCGCCGCCCGGCGCACCCCCCTCGTCCTGGACGTGGTGGTGGCGCCGGACGCCGGGTTCGCGCCCTAG
- a CDS encoding sensor domain-containing diguanylate cyclase, which yields MSPGRSTAGAGPGSGLPGFVAGWAIWNLPARLMAAVLTVEITAVALVLVLAVGEPGPDSRTIRDVVLLVVFGLLHTEIAHGVERVRRRVNGEVHVNLSSVWFFAATVLLPPVWAALVAVVVHLHLWLRSARPRNPLFKHVFSSATVVLSCMSASGVMSAVAADGTGDRGDVYVLALGVLVFLTVNTALVAGVIAVNSPQTDVASIVGEWDENLLEIATLCLGALAAAAIAINPWLVAFIFPPLLVLHRAVLVRQLEVAANTDGKTGLLNAAAWHTQAERELRRAERRSGPRAVLVIDLDHFKAVNDTHGHLAGDRVLAAVADALNAEVRDRDLVGRFGGEEFVVLLGALGEPGTGGGELQTVAERIRSRIAALRVEMPTADGPLTVAGLSASVGCALYPDDGRELRDLLQVADTALYAAKRAGRNVVRMGIQPPAPQPLLAEDSPQGRRYGQ from the coding sequence ATGAGTCCTGGCCGGAGCACGGCGGGTGCCGGGCCGGGCTCGGGCCTACCGGGATTCGTCGCGGGCTGGGCCATCTGGAACCTGCCCGCGCGATTGATGGCCGCCGTTCTCACGGTCGAGATCACCGCCGTCGCGCTCGTGCTCGTGCTCGCCGTCGGAGAGCCCGGGCCGGATTCCCGCACGATCCGCGACGTGGTCCTGCTCGTCGTCTTCGGGCTCCTGCACACCGAGATCGCGCACGGGGTCGAGCGGGTGCGCCGGCGCGTCAACGGCGAGGTCCACGTCAACCTGAGCTCGGTGTGGTTCTTCGCCGCCACCGTGCTGCTGCCACCGGTCTGGGCGGCGCTGGTCGCGGTCGTCGTGCACCTGCACCTGTGGCTGCGGTCGGCGCGGCCCCGCAACCCGCTGTTCAAGCACGTCTTCAGCTCGGCGACCGTGGTCCTGTCCTGCATGTCCGCGTCCGGGGTCATGTCGGCGGTCGCCGCCGACGGCACGGGCGACCGCGGTGACGTCTACGTCCTGGCGCTCGGCGTGCTGGTGTTCCTCACCGTCAACACGGCGCTGGTGGCCGGCGTCATCGCCGTCAACTCCCCGCAGACCGACGTCGCGTCGATCGTGGGGGAGTGGGACGAGAACCTGCTCGAGATCGCCACGCTCTGCCTGGGCGCGCTCGCGGCCGCCGCGATCGCGATCAACCCGTGGCTCGTGGCGTTCATCTTCCCGCCGCTGCTCGTGCTGCACCGGGCCGTGCTCGTGCGGCAGCTCGAGGTCGCGGCCAACACCGACGGCAAGACCGGCCTGCTCAACGCCGCCGCCTGGCACACCCAGGCCGAGCGCGAGCTGCGCCGGGCCGAGCGGCGCTCCGGGCCGCGCGCGGTGCTGGTGATCGACCTCGACCACTTCAAGGCCGTCAACGACACCCACGGCCACCTCGCGGGCGACCGCGTGCTGGCCGCCGTCGCCGACGCGCTCAACGCCGAGGTCCGCGACCGCGACCTCGTCGGGCGCTTCGGCGGCGAGGAGTTCGTCGTGCTGCTCGGCGCGCTGGGGGAGCCCGGCACGGGCGGCGGTGAGCTGCAGACCGTCGCCGAGCGGATCCGCAGCCGGATCGCCGCGCTGCGCGTCGAGATGCCCACCGCCGACGGCCCGCTCACCGTGGCCGGGCTCAGCGCGTCGGTCGGCTGCGCGCTCTACCCCGACGACGGGCGGGAGCTGCGCGACCTGCTGCAGGTGGCCGACACCGCGCTCTACGCCGCGAAGCGCGCC
- a CDS encoding IclR family transcriptional regulator → MSPATRSVLGRGLAVLGTFAPDRPEQTLAAIAQASGLPSATAYRLVAELVGWGALEKVGRGRYRVGMRLWEVGSLAPVARGLRDAALPVLQELCAVTGHPVHLVVLDGEHALFLERLAGHAPLALRSQVGKRLPLHASGPGKVLLAHAPAEVLDAVLATGLPRVASGTITDPARLAAALAEIRRTGSCLSREEMTDGAASVAAPVVGPSGEVLAGISVVVPSDTENLTLLVPAVRMAAGAISRALH, encoded by the coding sequence GTGAGCCCCGCCACGCGCTCGGTGCTGGGCCGGGGCCTGGCCGTCCTCGGCACGTTCGCCCCGGACCGCCCCGAGCAGACCCTCGCCGCGATCGCGCAGGCGTCCGGGCTGCCCTCGGCCACCGCGTACCGGCTGGTGGCGGAGCTCGTCGGGTGGGGCGCGCTGGAGAAGGTGGGCCGCGGGCGCTACCGGGTCGGGATGCGGCTGTGGGAGGTCGGGTCGCTCGCGCCCGTCGCGCGGGGGCTGCGCGACGCCGCGCTGCCCGTGCTGCAGGAGCTGTGCGCCGTCACCGGGCACCCGGTGCACCTGGTCGTCCTCGACGGCGAGCACGCCCTGTTCCTGGAGCGGCTGGCCGGGCACGCGCCGCTCGCGCTGCGCTCGCAGGTGGGCAAGCGCCTGCCGCTGCACGCCAGCGGACCGGGGAAGGTCCTGCTCGCCCACGCCCCCGCGGAGGTGCTGGACGCGGTGCTGGCCACCGGGCTCCCGCGCGTCGCGTCGGGCACGATCACCGACCCGGCGCGCCTGGCCGCCGCGCTGGCCGAGATCCGGCGCACCGGCTCCTGCCTCTCGCGCGAGGAGATGACGGACGGGGCGGCGTCGGTGGCCGCGCCGGTCGTCGGGCCGTCGGGGGAGGTGCTGGCCGGCATCTCGGTCGTGGTGCCCAGCGACACCGAGAACCTCACGCTGCTCGTGCCCGCGGTGCGGATGGCGGCCGGCGCGATCTCGCGCGCTCTCCACTGA
- a CDS encoding MFS transporter, whose translation MADRALGQVFAVREYRTVWIADLLSVGGDQLARVALAVLVYGRTGSAAWAAATYALTFLPAIVGGVLLSGLADRFPRREVLVVTDVVRAGLVAVMAIPQIPLAVLCALLVVVVLLGAPHTAARGALLPELLPGDLYERGLAVSQITGQTAQVVGFAAGGLLVAAVSPSSALLLDAVTFLVAGLLFRLGLVRRPRADAAPRSPGRDLLAGVVDVATDRRRRALVLLVWMVGLYVVPEALAAPYADQIGAGPAVVGLLMAADPLGSVLGAWLFVRFVPPDRRARLIGVLAVAAGLPLLFTALVPPVPVALLLWGVSGMASTAYVMQAQASFVRATPAAIRGRAIGVAASGIVAGQGVAVLAGGVLADLTTPSTAVALCAAAGVVVALGGALAWRSASADDQAMRPLPVTT comes from the coding sequence ATGGCGGACAGGGCACTCGGGCAGGTCTTCGCGGTGCGGGAGTACCGCACCGTGTGGATCGCGGACCTGCTCTCGGTGGGCGGCGACCAGCTCGCGCGGGTGGCGCTCGCCGTCCTCGTCTACGGGCGCACCGGGTCGGCGGCGTGGGCCGCGGCCACCTACGCGCTGACGTTCCTGCCGGCGATCGTCGGCGGCGTCCTGCTCTCCGGGCTCGCCGACCGCTTCCCGCGCCGCGAGGTCCTCGTCGTCACCGACGTCGTGCGGGCCGGGCTCGTCGCGGTGATGGCGATCCCGCAGATCCCGCTCGCGGTGCTGTGCGCGCTGCTCGTCGTCGTGGTGCTGCTGGGGGCGCCGCACACCGCGGCGCGCGGCGCCCTGCTGCCCGAGCTCCTGCCCGGCGACCTCTACGAGCGCGGCCTCGCCGTCTCCCAGATCACCGGCCAGACCGCCCAGGTCGTCGGGTTCGCGGCCGGGGGGCTGCTGGTGGCGGCGGTCAGCCCGTCGTCGGCGCTGCTGCTGGACGCGGTCACGTTCCTGGTGGCCGGGCTCCTGTTCCGCCTCGGGCTGGTCCGGCGGCCCCGCGCCGACGCCGCACCGCGCTCGCCCGGGCGCGACCTGCTCGCCGGCGTCGTCGACGTCGCCACCGACCGGCGGCGCCGCGCCCTGGTGCTGCTCGTGTGGATGGTCGGCCTGTACGTCGTGCCCGAGGCGCTGGCCGCGCCGTACGCCGACCAGATCGGCGCCGGTCCGGCCGTCGTCGGGCTGCTGATGGCCGCCGACCCGCTCGGCAGCGTGCTCGGGGCCTGGCTGTTCGTGCGGTTCGTGCCGCCGGACCGGCGCGCGCGCCTGATCGGCGTGCTCGCCGTCGCCGCCGGGCTGCCCCTGCTGTTCACGGCGCTGGTCCCGCCCGTCCCGGTCGCGCTGCTGCTCTGGGGCGTGTCCGGGATGGCGTCGACCGCGTACGTCATGCAGGCCCAGGCGTCGTTCGTCCGGGCCACCCCGGCCGCGATCCGCGGACGCGCCATCGGCGTCGCTGCGTCCGGCATCGTCGCGGGCCAGGGTGTGGCGGTGCTGGCCGGCGGGGTGCTCGCCGACCTCACGACCCCGTCCACGGCCGTCGCCCTGTGCGCGGCCGCGGGTGTGGTCGTGGCGCTCGGCGGGGCGCTGGCGTGGCGGTCCGCCTCGGCGGACGACCAAGCCATGCGACCCCTGCCGGTCACGACCTGA
- a CDS encoding HIT family protein, whose amino-acid sequence MTTVFTKIIDGDLPGRFVWADDLAVGFLSINPLAPGHVLVVPRAEVDHWVDADAALLAHLTTVAHAIGEAVRTVYDPPRVGLLVAGFEVPHLHLHVFPAADMAAFDFANAASSVDAAEQDGHRDALRAALRDAGHGAHVPADDPAA is encoded by the coding sequence ATGACCACCGTGTTCACGAAGATCATCGACGGCGACCTGCCCGGCCGGTTCGTCTGGGCCGACGACCTCGCCGTCGGCTTCCTCTCGATCAACCCGCTCGCCCCCGGGCACGTGCTGGTCGTGCCGCGGGCCGAGGTCGACCACTGGGTCGACGCCGACGCCGCCCTGCTCGCGCACCTCACGACCGTGGCGCACGCGATCGGCGAGGCCGTGCGGACCGTGTACGACCCGCCGCGCGTCGGGCTGCTCGTCGCCGGGTTCGAGGTGCCCCACCTGCACCTGCACGTGTTCCCCGCCGCCGACATGGCCGCCTTCGACTTCGCGAACGCCGCCTCCTCGGTCGACGCGGCCGAGCAGGACGGGCACCGCGACGCGCTGCGCGCCGCCCTGCGCGACGCGGGCCACGGCGCGCACGTGCCCGCCGACGACCCCGCAGCCTGA
- a CDS encoding histidine phosphatase family protein: MQLVLVRHALPERVDGAAGAGTADPPLTAHGEAQARRVVDAVSGDAVEALYVSPMARARATAAPLAAALGVDPVVVHDLREYDADSPHYVPVHEMPVADPAGWARIVAGLLPEGVDVPAFTGRVTDALERIVADHPGRGTVVVVAHAGVVNCFLAHLLGIDRPLAFPLDYTGISRVVATRDGRRLVRTVNEIAHVADLLTPTAGTT; this comes from the coding sequence GTGCAGCTCGTCCTGGTCCGGCACGCCCTGCCCGAGCGCGTCGACGGTGCCGCGGGCGCCGGAACGGCCGACCCGCCGCTCACGGCCCACGGCGAGGCGCAGGCCCGCCGCGTCGTCGACGCGGTGTCCGGCGACGCCGTGGAGGCGCTCTATGTCAGCCCGATGGCCCGCGCGCGCGCCACGGCGGCGCCGCTGGCCGCCGCGCTGGGCGTCGACCCGGTGGTGGTCCACGACCTGCGCGAGTACGACGCCGACTCCCCGCACTACGTCCCGGTGCACGAGATGCCGGTCGCCGACCCCGCGGGCTGGGCGCGGATCGTGGCCGGGCTGCTGCCCGAGGGCGTCGACGTCCCGGCGTTCACCGGGCGCGTCACCGACGCGCTGGAGCGGATCGTCGCCGACCACCCGGGGCGCGGCACAGTCGTGGTCGTCGCGCACGCGGGCGTCGTCAACTGCTTCCTGGCGCACCTGCTCGGCATCGACCGGCCGCTCGCCTTCCCGCTCGACTACACCGGGATCAGCCGCGTCGTGGCCACCCGCGACGGGCGCAGGCTGGTGCGGACGGTCAACGAGATCGCGCACGTCGCCGACCTGCTGACCCCCACGGCGGGCACCACCTGA
- the glgX gene encoding glycogen debranching protein GlgX: MRPWPGHAYPLGATYDGAGTNFALFSEVAEKVELCLFDEDGDEKRVPLTEVDGFVWHGYLPTVEPGQRYGFRVHGPHDPGQGLRCNPHKLLIDPYAKALDGPVKWDEAVFGYQFSDPDTRNDADSAPFVPKSVVVNPFFDWGSDRPPKIPYNESVIYEAHVRGLTIAHPDIPEPLRGTYTGLAHPAMIEHLKNLGVTAVELMPVHEFLNDHHLQEKGLSNYWGYNTVAFLAPHHAYAMGNNRPGNQVQEFKAMVRDLHDAGIEVILDVVYNHTAEGNDMGPTLSMRGIDNHAYYRVVEDDQRYYMDYTGTGNSLNVRNPHTLQLIMDSLRYWVTEMHVDGFRFDLASTLAREFYDVDRLSVFFDLVQQDPVISQAKLIAEPWDVGPGGYQVGNFPPLWTEWNGKYRDTVRDFWRGEPGTLGEFAQRLTGSSDLYQNDGRRPFASINFVTAHDGFTLNDLVSYNEKHNEANGEDNNDGESHNRSWNCGVEGPTDDEAVLELRARQQRNIIATMLISQGVPMLLHGDELGRTQNGNNNVYCQDSEIAWVDWSLAGKNAPLIGFTAGMVALRHAHPVFRRRRFFAGRPIGPRRRADAAAALPDIAWFTPTGEEMTEQDWDSGFGKCVTVFLNGEGIFDVDARGERVVDDSFVIALNAHYEDIDVVLPGSRYGSRWAVVVDTTTGIVTTLATAPGMAAAEPDTVGAGDTFTVTARSLVVFQRTEGP, encoded by the coding sequence ATGCGGCCGTGGCCGGGTCACGCCTATCCCCTGGGTGCCACCTACGACGGCGCCGGCACGAACTTCGCCCTCTTCTCCGAGGTCGCGGAGAAGGTCGAGCTCTGCCTGTTCGACGAGGACGGCGACGAGAAGCGCGTCCCGCTCACCGAGGTCGACGGCTTCGTCTGGCACGGGTACCTCCCCACCGTCGAGCCGGGGCAGCGCTACGGCTTCCGCGTGCACGGCCCGCACGACCCGGGCCAGGGCCTGCGGTGCAACCCGCACAAGCTGCTCATCGACCCCTACGCCAAGGCCCTCGACGGCCCGGTCAAGTGGGACGAGGCCGTGTTCGGCTACCAGTTCTCCGACCCCGACACCCGCAACGACGCCGATTCGGCGCCGTTCGTGCCCAAGTCCGTCGTCGTCAACCCGTTCTTCGACTGGGGCTCCGACCGCCCGCCGAAGATCCCGTACAACGAGTCGGTCATCTACGAGGCGCACGTCCGCGGCCTCACGATCGCCCACCCCGACATCCCCGAGCCCCTGCGCGGCACCTACACGGGCCTCGCGCACCCGGCGATGATCGAGCACCTGAAGAACCTGGGCGTCACGGCCGTCGAGCTCATGCCGGTGCACGAGTTCCTCAACGACCACCACCTGCAGGAGAAGGGCCTCTCCAACTACTGGGGCTACAACACCGTCGCGTTCCTCGCGCCGCACCACGCCTACGCCATGGGCAACAACCGCCCCGGCAACCAGGTGCAGGAGTTCAAGGCGATGGTCCGCGACCTGCACGACGCGGGCATCGAGGTGATCCTCGACGTGGTCTACAACCACACCGCCGAGGGCAACGACATGGGCCCGACGCTGTCCATGCGCGGCATCGACAACCACGCGTACTACCGCGTGGTCGAGGACGACCAGCGCTACTACATGGACTACACGGGCACCGGCAACTCGCTCAACGTCCGCAACCCGCACACCCTGCAGCTGATCATGGACTCGCTGCGGTACTGGGTCACCGAGATGCACGTCGACGGCTTCCGGTTCGACCTCGCGTCCACCCTGGCCCGCGAGTTCTACGACGTCGACCGGCTGTCGGTCTTCTTCGACCTCGTGCAGCAGGACCCGGTGATCAGCCAGGCCAAGCTCATCGCCGAGCCGTGGGACGTCGGCCCCGGCGGCTACCAGGTCGGCAACTTCCCGCCGCTGTGGACGGAGTGGAACGGCAAGTACCGCGACACGGTCCGTGACTTCTGGCGCGGCGAGCCCGGCACGCTCGGCGAGTTCGCCCAGCGCCTCACCGGCAGCTCCGACCTCTACCAGAACGACGGCCGGCGCCCGTTCGCCTCGATCAACTTCGTCACCGCGCACGACGGCTTCACCCTCAACGACCTCGTGTCCTACAACGAGAAGCACAACGAGGCCAACGGCGAGGACAACAACGACGGCGAGAGCCACAACCGCTCCTGGAACTGCGGCGTCGAGGGCCCCACCGACGACGAGGCCGTCCTCGAGCTCCGCGCCCGCCAGCAGCGCAACATCATCGCCACGATGCTCATCAGCCAGGGCGTGCCGATGCTGCTGCACGGCGACGAGCTCGGCCGCACGCAGAACGGCAACAACAACGTCTACTGCCAGGACAGCGAGATCGCCTGGGTCGACTGGTCGCTGGCGGGCAAGAACGCGCCGCTGATCGGCTTCACCGCCGGCATGGTGGCGCTGCGCCACGCGCACCCGGTGTTCCGGCGCCGCCGCTTCTTCGCCGGGCGCCCGATCGGCCCGCGCCGCCGCGCCGACGCCGCGGCCGCCCTGCCCGACATCGCCTGGTTCACCCCCACCGGCGAGGAGATGACCGAGCAGGACTGGGACTCCGGGTTCGGCAAGTGCGTCACGGTCTTCCTCAACGGCGAGGGCATCTTCGACGTCGACGCGCGCGGCGAGCGGGTCGTCGACGACTCGTTCGTGATCGCCCTCAACGCCCACTACGAGGACATCGACGTCGTGCTGCCCGGTTCCCGGTACGGGTCGCGCTGGGCGGTCGTCGTCGACACCACGACCGGGATCGTCACCACGCTGGCCACCGCGCCGGGCATGGCGGCGGCCGAGCCCGACACGGTCGGCGCGGGCGACACGTTCACCGTCACGGCCCGCTCGCTCGTCGTCTTCCAGCGCACCGAGGGGCCGTGA
- a CDS encoding MFS transporter → MTTESVARSQVGAGWVRPLCWAAVALEGYDIVVLGAVLPALLKSDWGLDPNSGALISVVGLLGIMVGALAIGPVADVIGRRRTMLLTVVGFSVLTLACAFAPGPEVFGLLRFLAGLGLGGVLPVALAMVTEYAPPGGSGSATTVLMTGYHVGAVATALLGIAVIPTLGWPAMFVIGALPALVLVPLLWRFLPESVDFLRAREPGRAAPDAPAPADPVRALFRDGYLRATLAFWVTSVMGLLLVYGLNTWLPQIMISAGYELNASLALLLTLNAGAVIGLLVAGRVADRIGTRLATITWFALGALFLALLSIRLPGIGVYVSVLLAGIFVFSAQVLCYAFVGQHYPAAVRGTALGSVSGVGRIGAIAGPLIGGALLTAGVAYPWGFYIFAGVAAVGALAVAVVVGGGRRAQA, encoded by the coding sequence ATGACAACGGAGTCGGTAGCGCGGTCGCAGGTCGGAGCGGGGTGGGTGCGCCCCCTCTGCTGGGCGGCGGTCGCCCTCGAGGGGTACGACATCGTCGTCCTCGGGGCGGTGCTGCCGGCCCTGCTGAAGAGCGACTGGGGGCTCGACCCCAACTCCGGCGCGCTGATCTCGGTCGTCGGCCTGCTGGGGATCATGGTGGGGGCGCTGGCGATCGGGCCGGTCGCCGACGTCATCGGGCGGCGGCGCACGATGCTGCTCACCGTCGTCGGGTTCTCGGTGCTGACGCTGGCCTGCGCGTTCGCGCCGGGCCCGGAGGTGTTCGGGCTGCTGCGCTTCCTCGCCGGCCTCGGTCTCGGCGGGGTGCTGCCGGTGGCGCTGGCGATGGTCACCGAGTACGCACCGCCCGGCGGTTCGGGCAGCGCGACGACGGTCCTCATGACCGGCTACCACGTGGGCGCGGTCGCCACGGCGCTGCTCGGGATCGCCGTGATCCCGACGCTGGGCTGGCCCGCGATGTTCGTGATCGGCGCGCTACCGGCGCTCGTGCTCGTGCCGCTGCTGTGGCGGTTCCTGCCCGAGTCGGTCGACTTCCTGCGGGCCCGCGAGCCCGGGCGGGCCGCCCCGGATGCCCCGGCCCCGGCCGACCCCGTCCGGGCGCTGTTCCGCGACGGCTACCTGCGCGCCACGCTCGCCTTCTGGGTCACCTCGGTCATGGGCCTGCTGCTCGTCTACGGGCTCAACACCTGGCTGCCGCAGATCATGATCTCCGCGGGCTACGAGCTCAACGCCTCGCTCGCCCTGCTGCTCACGCTCAACGCGGGTGCGGTGATCGGCCTGCTCGTCGCCGGCCGCGTGGCCGACCGCATCGGCACCCGCCTCGCCACGATCACCTGGTTCGCGCTCGGCGCGCTGTTCCTGGCCCTGCTGAGCATCCGGCTGCCCGGGATCGGGGTCTACGTCAGCGTGCTGCTGGCCGGCATCTTCGTGTTCAGCGCGCAGGTGCTCTGCTACGCCTTCGTCGGCCAGCACTACCCGGCCGCGGTGCGCGGCACGGCGCTGGGCAGCGTCAGCGGGGTGGGCCGGATCGGCGCGATCGCGGGCCCGCTGATCGGCGGCGCGCTGCTGACGGCCGGGGTCGCCTACCCGTGGGGCTTCTACATCTTCGCCGGCGTGGCCGCGGTGGGCGCCCTCGCGGTCGCGGTGGTCGTCGGCGGCGGGCGGAGGGCGCAGGCGTGA